In Fibrobacter sp., a single genomic region encodes these proteins:
- a CDS encoding LytR C-terminal domain-containing protein has protein sequence MGCKEEVVEPKVQEVRSYKGDVEVLNSCGMSGAAAKMRAYLRKNGFDIVSSRNDVLQNYEETIIVLRNPEWEGAQALARALKTNNIMYVKSNRAVVDAAVYIGKDFKQIIEPEQGDSK, from the coding sequence TTGGGCTGCAAGGAAGAAGTTGTAGAGCCCAAGGTGCAGGAAGTTCGCTCCTACAAGGGCGACGTAGAAGTCCTGAACAGTTGCGGAATGTCTGGTGCAGCAGCCAAGATGAGAGCTTACCTCCGAAAGAACGGTTTTGACATCGTAAGTTCTCGAAACGATGTGCTGCAGAATTACGAAGAAACGATTATCGTGCTGCGAAACCCGGAATGGGAAGGAGCCCAGGCTCTAGCAAGAGCGCTCAAGACAAACAATATCATGTACGTCAAGAGCAATAGAGCCGTGGTTGATGCAGCCGTATACATAGGAAAAGACTTTAAACAAATCATAGAACCCGAACAGGGAGATTCAAAATGA
- a CDS encoding aspartate 1-decarboxylase codes for MQLELLKSKIHRATVTDANLNYQGSITIARDLMDAAGILPYEKVGVLDVNNGSRLDTYVIEGPAKSGVICLNGAAARLVQPGDLVIIVAYATMTPEEAKNWQPTVVHVNEKNEII; via the coding sequence ATGCAGCTTGAGTTACTTAAAAGCAAGATTCATCGAGCAACTGTAACTGATGCAAACCTGAACTATCAGGGTTCTATTACTATTGCCCGCGACTTGATGGATGCAGCAGGCATTCTTCCCTACGAAAAAGTCGGCGTTCTAGACGTAAACAACGGTTCTCGTCTCGACACCTACGTCATCGAAGGACCGGCCAAGTCCGGCGTAATCTGCCTGAATGGAGCAGCAGCCCGCCTAGTTCAGCCCGGCGATTTGGTCATCATCGTGGCCTACGCAACCATGACTCCGGAAGAAGCCAAGAACTGGCAGCCCACCGTTGTTCACGTCAACGAGAAAAACGAAATCATCTAG
- the rsfS gene encoding ribosome silencing factor has product MTKQNLPESIQLGASILFELRAQNVQLIDLRGIKDVTDFFLVATCESEAQMQAILNEFHKEFKARKLPTVGVEYKEGVRWAVFDAGLDLMVHLFEEEKREEISLDRLYSDGKIVELDENDFMKTTSKKSGDDNELV; this is encoded by the coding sequence ATGACAAAGCAAAACCTGCCGGAATCCATCCAGCTCGGAGCAAGCATTCTGTTTGAACTCCGCGCCCAGAACGTACAACTCATCGACCTTCGCGGTATCAAGGACGTTACCGATTTCTTCTTGGTAGCAACTTGCGAAAGCGAAGCCCAGATGCAGGCAATCTTGAACGAATTCCACAAGGAATTCAAGGCTCGCAAGCTCCCCACCGTAGGCGTGGAATACAAGGAAGGCGTCCGTTGGGCCGTTTTCGATGCAGGCCTAGACCTGATGGTTCATCTGTTCGAAGAAGAAAAGCGCGAAGAAATTTCCCTTGACCGTCTGTATTCCGACGGCAAGATCGTTGAACTGGACGAAAACGACTTCATGAAGACCACAAGCAAGAAGTCTGGAGACGACAATGAACTCGTTTGA
- the miaB gene encoding tRNA (N6-isopentenyl adenosine(37)-C2)-methylthiotransferase MiaB — MKKYYLATYGCQMNEYDSALIAQKLDMEGCMETGDITEADFIIVNTCSVREKAEDTAFANISKYRKLKKANPDLKVVVCGCMAKNRGPEILKRLKVVNYVVGPDQYKNIPELLLAGPDSPLHKTHHRMFLDEDITQNYVGDYAKVKHDFSTFVTIQRGCNKRCSYCIVPYLRGPEKYRDMDDVLTEVQKAADKGITEVMLLGQTVNAYKNGDHNFADLLTRVSEIGGIQRIRFTSPHPRHYTNELIDVLLNNPKVCHYAHIPIQSGSDAMLKKMRRQHNMEQYMSVIEQLRSKDPLYGISTDVICGFVGETDQDFEDTMKAFEACQFDNAFMFIYSPRKGTESYKETETLTAEEKLARHTRLVELQNGITKKRNELMIGRTETLLVEGCSSRDENEFMGKTDNFKKVIFKPSEGRIVRPGDYVKVKIDDIRGWTLRGTLLD, encoded by the coding sequence ATGAAAAAATATTACTTGGCCACATACGGCTGCCAGATGAACGAGTACGACTCCGCCCTCATTGCCCAGAAGCTGGACATGGAAGGCTGCATGGAAACAGGCGACATTACCGAAGCCGATTTCATTATCGTCAACACCTGCTCCGTTCGCGAAAAGGCAGAGGACACCGCATTTGCAAACATCAGCAAGTACCGCAAGCTGAAGAAAGCTAACCCGGACTTGAAGGTGGTGGTTTGCGGTTGCATGGCCAAGAACCGCGGCCCGGAAATTCTCAAGCGACTGAAGGTGGTGAACTACGTCGTAGGTCCGGACCAGTACAAGAATATTCCCGAGTTGCTGCTGGCAGGCCCCGATAGCCCGCTGCACAAGACTCACCATCGCATGTTCCTGGACGAAGACATCACCCAGAACTACGTCGGCGATTACGCCAAGGTAAAGCACGACTTCAGCACCTTCGTTACCATCCAGCGTGGATGCAACAAGCGCTGCAGCTACTGCATTGTGCCCTACCTCCGCGGCCCCGAAAAGTACCGCGACATGGACGACGTCTTGACGGAAGTTCAGAAGGCCGCAGACAAGGGCATCACGGAAGTCATGCTTTTGGGCCAGACGGTAAACGCCTACAAGAACGGCGACCACAATTTTGCAGACCTGCTCACCCGCGTATCCGAGATTGGCGGCATTCAGCGAATCCGCTTTACCAGCCCCCATCCGAGGCACTACACCAACGAACTGATCGATGTACTGCTGAACAATCCCAAGGTCTGCCACTACGCCCACATTCCGATCCAGAGTGGTAGCGACGCCATGCTGAAGAAGATGCGCCGACAGCACAACATGGAACAGTACATGAGCGTCATCGAGCAGCTCCGCAGCAAGGACCCGCTGTACGGAATTTCTACAGATGTGATCTGCGGCTTCGTTGGCGAAACCGACCAGGACTTCGAAGACACCATGAAGGCCTTTGAAGCCTGCCAGTTCGATAATGCCTTCATGTTTATCTACAGCCCGCGAAAGGGCACCGAATCCTACAAGGAAACGGAAACCCTTACCGCCGAAGAAAAGCTGGCCCGCCACACCCGTCTGGTGGAACTGCAGAACGGCATCACCAAGAAGCGTAACGAGCTGATGATCGGCCGCACCGAGACGCTCCTTGTGGAAGGCTGCTCCAGCCGCGACGAAAACGAATTCATGGGCAAGACAGACAACTTCAAGAAGGTAATCTTCAAGCCTTCCGAAGGCCGCATCGTGAGGCCCGGCGACTACGTGAAGGTAAAGATTGACGACATCCGCGGATGGACTTTACGCGGAACTTTGTTGGACTAA
- a CDS encoding SPOR domain-containing protein, producing MNFIGKHFTLATILLSAICANAQDPAATASQTDAAPTAPQASPAATALANAQKSYVAGNWKEAAAAYSVACPMQPKEKQDECLLWNVLALSQTGDAKSFKEAGKRLDSLIQVVNPQQSLYADLMMTSAQFRLYLGKYDKAAESLIHAIETSQPNQYVVLQKVCQAVKSKYHSDELVERCNMLDNPGAKVQPATVPQAAPLTTTSSTTPQPKTDSVVATSSPAPANTAPAVSSSSVAPVSSAAAPASSATAQATPAQNVSTAPQPQEKPSEEYWVLQLGAFSVKDNANMLVSTLKKNNVTATIVEQPRGEKLLYLVQTGHFQTKEAAVDYGAKRLAPLKVEFQPLSKK from the coding sequence ATGAATTTCATCGGAAAGCATTTTACCCTGGCAACAATTCTATTATCCGCAATCTGCGCAAACGCTCAGGATCCCGCTGCAACGGCATCTCAAACCGACGCAGCACCCACCGCCCCTCAAGCCAGCCCTGCAGCAACAGCATTGGCAAACGCCCAGAAGTCCTATGTAGCAGGTAACTGGAAAGAAGCCGCTGCAGCATACAGCGTCGCCTGCCCCATGCAACCTAAGGAAAAGCAAGACGAATGCCTCCTGTGGAACGTCCTTGCCCTTTCCCAGACCGGTGACGCAAAGTCCTTCAAGGAAGCAGGCAAGCGTCTCGACAGCCTTATCCAGGTAGTCAATCCGCAGCAGTCCCTGTACGCAGACCTGATGATGACCAGTGCCCAATTCCGTCTTTATCTCGGTAAATACGACAAGGCGGCCGAATCCCTGATCCACGCCATCGAGACATCCCAGCCGAACCAGTACGTTGTTCTGCAGAAGGTATGCCAGGCGGTCAAGAGCAAGTACCACTCCGACGAGCTGGTAGAACGTTGCAACATGTTGGACAATCCTGGGGCAAAGGTTCAACCGGCAACCGTCCCCCAGGCCGCACCTCTGACGACAACCTCTTCTACAACCCCACAACCCAAGACAGATTCCGTAGTCGCCACATCTAGCCCTGCCCCTGCTAACACCGCTCCAGCAGTTTCATCTTCGTCCGTGGCTCCGGTTTCTTCCGCAGCTGCCCCCGCATCCTCCGCCACAGCCCAGGCAACCCCCGCCCAGAACGTGTCCACAGCCCCCCAACCCCAGGAAAAGCCTTCCGAGGAATACTGGGTTCTCCAGCTTGGCGCATTCAGCGTCAAGGACAATGCCAACATGCTGGTATCTACCCTAAAGAAGAACAATGTTACTGCGACAATCGTAGAGCAACCCCGTGGGGAGAAGCTTTTGTACCTGGTGCAAACCGGTCATTTCCAGACAAAAGAAGCAGCGGTAGACTACGGAGCTAAGCGTTTGGCCCCCTTAAAAGTGGAATTTCAGCCTCTTTCTAAAAAATAA
- the argS gene encoding arginine--tRNA ligase, with product MNSFEQEIANALAATGSFEAEAALKLISVPPDTTHGNFTIPCFSLAKVMRKAPKMIAEELAAQVKLPSGLSKVEAVNGYLNFFIDRGYLAKSTLEEIDAKGLAYGHQESNGKVVCIDFSSPNIGKELAFHHLRSTMIGNSLSRIYKAAGYKVERINHLGDWGTAFGKLIVMYLREKLPTDQATLDALTVKELNILYAAFSKASKEEPGLEDEARAAFTKLEKGDEFYRTLWTAFRAATLKELMRIYDMMGVGFDHYTGESFFEDKIPAILDELREKNLMIKSNELDVVMLDEFDLNPCLIRKSDGSTLYATRDLAAADYRMREYNFDKCLYVVDLGQALHFKQVFHVLKKMGRDWYTNMYHIPFGVILQLVDGKWEKGKTRTGTASLLRDVIDAAQKKILEFIDAKNPELENKELIARQIGISALTFNDLKNSRVKDVRFDWDAVMSFEGDTGPYVQNAHVRLCSIMRKAGYTVKLSEIDYAQLSDDAAYSLINLLSKKSEKILGAVAGDEPSVLAQYALEIAEAAHKFIHEDRVLGSAEEKSRLFLVQSTQIVLENVLDLLGLFPIRSM from the coding sequence ATGAACTCGTTTGAGCAAGAAATTGCAAATGCTCTGGCAGCAACGGGCTCCTTCGAGGCCGAAGCCGCACTCAAGCTTATCTCTGTGCCGCCTGACACCACCCACGGCAACTTCACCATTCCCTGCTTCTCCCTTGCAAAGGTGATGCGCAAGGCTCCGAAGATGATTGCCGAGGAACTGGCCGCCCAGGTAAAGCTTCCCTCTGGTTTGTCCAAGGTTGAAGCCGTAAACGGCTACCTGAACTTCTTTATCGACCGCGGTTACCTGGCCAAGTCCACCCTGGAAGAAATTGACGCCAAGGGCCTCGCCTATGGTCATCAGGAATCCAACGGCAAGGTGGTCTGCATTGACTTCAGTTCCCCCAACATCGGTAAGGAACTGGCATTCCATCACCTCCGCTCCACCATGATCGGTAACAGCCTCTCCCGCATTTACAAGGCAGCAGGCTACAAGGTTGAACGAATCAACCATTTGGGCGACTGGGGTACCGCCTTCGGTAAGCTCATCGTGATGTACCTCCGCGAAAAGCTTCCTACCGACCAGGCCACTCTCGACGCCCTTACCGTGAAGGAACTGAACATCCTTTATGCAGCCTTCTCCAAGGCCAGCAAGGAAGAGCCGGGCCTTGAAGATGAAGCCCGCGCCGCCTTTACCAAGCTTGAAAAGGGAGACGAATTCTACCGCACCTTGTGGACCGCATTCCGTGCAGCAACCCTCAAGGAACTGATGCGCATCTACGACATGATGGGCGTAGGCTTTGACCACTACACCGGCGAATCCTTCTTTGAAGACAAGATTCCCGCAATTCTTGACGAACTCCGCGAAAAGAATTTGATGATCAAGTCCAACGAACTGGACGTGGTGATGCTGGATGAGTTCGACCTGAACCCCTGCCTTATCCGCAAGAGCGATGGTTCTACCCTGTACGCCACCCGCGACTTGGCTGCAGCCGACTACCGCATGAGGGAATACAACTTCGACAAGTGCCTATACGTTGTGGACCTGGGTCAGGCTCTGCACTTCAAGCAAGTTTTCCACGTGCTGAAGAAGATGGGCCGCGACTGGTACACCAACATGTACCACATTCCCTTTGGCGTGATCCTCCAGCTGGTGGACGGCAAGTGGGAAAAGGGCAAGACCCGTACCGGTACTGCAAGCCTTCTCCGCGATGTGATTGATGCTGCCCAGAAGAAGATTCTGGAATTCATCGACGCCAAGAATCCGGAATTGGAAAACAAGGAACTGATTGCCCGCCAGATCGGCATTAGCGCTCTCACCTTCAACGACCTGAAGAACAGCCGCGTGAAGGATGTCCGCTTTGACTGGGATGCAGTCATGAGCTTCGAAGGCGACACTGGTCCTTACGTCCAGAACGCACATGTTCGCCTCTGCAGCATCATGCGCAAGGCCGGTTATACCGTTAAGTTGTCTGAAATCGACTACGCACAGCTCAGCGATGACGCCGCCTACAGCCTCATCAACCTGCTTTCCAAGAAGTCCGAAAAGATTCTCGGTGCAGTAGCCGGCGACGAGCCTAGTGTTCTCGCACAGTACGCATTGGAAATTGCAGAAGCTGCCCACAAGTTCATCCATGAAGACCGCGTTCTCGGTTCCGCCGAAGAAAAGTCCCGCCTGTTCCTGGTACAGTCCACCCAGATTGTACTAGAAAACGTCCTGGATCTCCTGGGCCTCTTCCCCATTCGTTCCATGTAA